The Oryzias latipes chromosome 4, ASM223467v1 genome includes a window with the following:
- the fam43a gene encoding protein FAM43A — MLLLNANTYKMLPWKKNKFDLIEEDKQTKQKGYAVSLNYSALTSFAKSCPESALSRVGSMFKSKRKKVKITSDDPTYTVLYLGNATTIQSKGEGCTDVAVSKIWGKSEMGKNGTKMKLTISSQGIRMVHVDDKARRPGHLYLLHRVTYCVADPRLPKVFAWIYRHEMKHKAVMLRCHAVLVSKPEKAKAMALLLYQTSATALAEFKRLKRRDDARHQQQQLIGEQTIPLVPLRKLLNGQCCYKPPVERSRSAPKLGSITEDLVGEEEEEKAMHFECEDILDTDNVSNGKHELTQIINDLGEMSIGNDVQTLKADLRVTRLLSGESTGSDSSIESNQEPPPLNNNGFQEVKVLEIV; from the exons A TGCTGTTGTTGAACGCAAACACCTATAAAATGCTGCCTTGGAAGAAGAACAAGTTCGACTTGATTGAGGAAGACAAGCAGACCAAGCAGAAGGGCTATGCGGTGAGTCTCAACTACTCAGCGCTCACCTCCTTCGCCAAGTCCTGCCCCGAGAGCGCGCTCAGCCGCGTGGGCAGCATGTTCAAGTCCAAGCGGAAAAAGGTGAAGATCACCAGCGATGACCCCACCTACACGGTGCTGTACCTGGGCAACGCCACCACCATCCAGTCCAAAGGAGAGGGCTGCACGGACGTGGCGGTGAGCAAGATCTGGGGCAAAAGCGAGATGGGCAAGAACGGCACCAAGATGAAGCTGACCATCAGCTCGCAGGGCATCCGGATGGTGCATGTGGACGACAAGGCGAGGAGGCCGGGCCACTTGTACCTGCTGCACCGGGTGACGTACTGCGTGGCGGACCCGCGGCTGCCCAAGGTTTTCGCGTGGATTTACAGGCACGAGATGAAGCACAAAGCAGTGATGCTGCGCTGCCACGCGGTGCTGGTGTCCAAGCCGGAGAAAGCCAAGGCGATGGCGCTGCTGCTGTACCAGACCTCTGCCACCGCGCTGGCCGAGTTCAAGCGCCTGAAGCGCAGGGACGACGCCcggcaccagcagcagcagctcatagGCGAGCAGACCATCCCGCTGGTACCGCTCAGGAAGCTGCTGAACGGACAGTGTTGCTACAAACCCCCGGTGGAGCGCAGCAGGAGCGCGCCCAAGCTGGGCTCCATCACGGAGGACTTAgtcggggaggaggaggaggagaaggcgATGCACTTCGAGTGCGAGGACATTCTGGACACGGACAATGTGAGCAACGGCAAACACGAGCTCACGCAGATTATTAATGACTTGGGAGAGATGAGCATAGGAAACGACGTGCAGACTCTGAAAGCTGACCTCAGGGTGACCAGACTCCTGTCTGGGGAGAGCACGGGGAGTGACTCCTCCATAGAAAGCAACCAGGAGCCTCCACCACTGAATAATAACGGCTTTCAGGAGGTGAAGGTGCTGGAAATTGTCTGA